A region from the Takifugu rubripes chromosome 22, fTakRub1.2, whole genome shotgun sequence genome encodes:
- the LOC101077667 gene encoding chemokine XC receptor 1-like — MSVEDTDFNNDLAILCDISDLESITGAIFILIFVFSVTGNLLVLAILLFGEKLKNITSLFILNLACSDLVFTLTLPFWAYYQLHHWVFGEYACKLLTAAYIVGVNSSVILLTALTVDRFVTVVLQWPNDPSRRKRFAVVSCTAAWLISAAASVNDAITVKVETQWNNLSSCEDTSPESHVNLGYYLHVSLLFFLPFTIIVFCYSFILKTVLQASKRRTYCTVVMILCIVAAFFICWGPYNILLIVKIFYKPQSCYAEDTLYVAYSVCRIIAYSHCCMNPLLYMIPKTSRKHIWSILCCRNSKKKERDNVAGQSTTTMHNAAFTVQNSTVFL, encoded by the coding sequence ATGAGTGTTGAGGATACAGACTTTAACAATGATTTGGCCATTCTTTGTGACATATCAGACTTGGAATCCATCACTGGCGCCATCTTCATCCTGATCTTCGTGTTCAGTGTCACAGGCAACCTCCTCGTCCTTGCCATTCTTCTGTTTGGTGAGAAGCTCAAAAATATCACCAGTCTGTTTATCCTGAACCTGGCCTGCTCTGACCTGGTCTTCACCCTCACCCTCCCATTCTGGGCCTACTATCAGCTGCACCACTGGGTGTTTGGTGAATATGCATGCAAACTCCTGACTGCCGCCTACATTGTTGGCGTGAACAGCAGTGTCATTTTGCTGACCGCCCTCACCGTGGACCGGTTCGTCACggtggtgctgcagtggccgAACGACCCTTCGAGGAGGAAAAGGTTTGCGGTGGTCTCCTGCACGGCTGCTTGGCTCATCAGTGCTGCAGCATCCGTGAACGATGCTATAACTGTCAAGGTGGAAACTCAGTGGAACAACTTGTCCTCATGCGAAGACACCTCTCCGGAATCTCATGTCAACCTAGGCTATTACCTCCATGTTtcgctgctcttcttcctccctttcaCCATCATCGTGTTCTGCTACTCTTTCATCCTCAAGACTGTCCTGCAGGCTTCCAAAAGGAGAACCTACTGCACCGTGGTAATGATTTTATGTATTGTTGCAGCCTTCTTCATCTGCTGGGGTCCGTACAACATTTTGCTCATCGTCAAAATTTTTTATAAACCCCAAAGCTGTTACGCAGAGGATACACTGTACGTCGCCTACTCTGTCTGCCGTATCATTGCATACTCGCACTGCTGTATGAATCCGCTGCTGTATATGATTCCAAAGACATccagaaaacacatttggagcattttgtgctgcaggaattcaaagaagaaggagagagaTAATGTTGCTGGACAGAGCACCACTACCATGCACAATGCAGCATTCACAGTCCAAAACTCTACTGTGTTTTTGTGA
- the LOC101077892 gene encoding chemokine XC receptor 1-like, which yields MATNITIGLLKNLSFDNTSDYDMNYEDERCDTSGPRQVGTYVTVVVFSIVILLSLFGNILVMVILVKYENIKSLSNVLIMNLAVSDLFFTIGLPLWIHSHMNEWTLGEPACKMVMFVFFVGYYSSSILLVLMTAHRYIAVMRPLSSIMSNKGFCSALASPVIWVVSLIFAVPALIFTSVLQNNRCVTVRSIWNLFGIYQQNFFFFLNSVVFLFCYPQIICRLLRPTAQRRKSKTLKLIFILMVVFLVTWAPYNIVIFLKSFQFYPNSHDASTLQEKCNFTKRLEYAFYISRLFAFSQCCLNPVFYVFVGVKFKKHLKKMLKSWGRKSSSNSLQGRHSRLTVTSVTSGEESTV from the coding sequence ATGGCTACAAACATCACCATTGGCTTATTAAAGAACCTGAGCTTTGACAATACTTCTGACTATGATATGAACTATGAAGATGAACGTTGCGACACATCAGGTCCCCGACAGGTTGGGACATATGTCACCGTAGTGGTCTTCTCCATTGTGATCCTTCTCAGTTTGTTTGGCAACATTCTTGTCATGGTCATTCTGGTCAAATACGAAAATATCAAGTCCCTCAGCAATGTTCTCATCATGAACCTTGCCGTGTCCGATCTGTTCTTCACCATTGGGCTGCCACTCTGGATTCACTCCCACATGAATGAGTGGACTTTAGGGGAGCCTGCATGTAAAATGGTCATGTTTGTCTTCTTCGTCGGctattacagcagcagcatccttcTCGTCCTCATGACGGCTCACCGTTACATTGCCGTCATGAGACCTCTGTCCAGCATCATGTCCAACAAAGGCTTCTGCAGTGCCCTGGCATCACCAGTCATCTGGGTAGTGAGTCTGATCTTCGCAGTGCCGGCTTTAATCTTCACCAGCGTGCTGCAAAACAACCGCTGTGTAACTGTCCGCTCCATCTGGAACCTATTTGGAATCTACCAGCAaaacttcttcttttttctgaaTTCAGTGGTGTTCCTTTTTTGCTATCCTCAGATCATATGCAGGCTGTTGCGTCCCACCGcccagagaagaaagagcaaaaCTCTGAAGCTGATTTTCATTCTCATGGTGGTTTTCTTAGTGACCTGGGCGCCGTACAACATAGTCATATTCCTAAAGTCATTCCAGTTTTACCCAAATTCACACGATGCGTCCACGCTCCAAGAAAAATGCAACTTCACAAAACGTCTGGAGTACGCCTTTTACATCAGCCGACTCTTTGCCTTCTCACAGTGCTGTCTCAATCCTGTGTTCTACGTGTTTGTGGGGGTTAAATTCAAAAAGCACTtgaagaaaatgttgaaaagctGGGGCCGCAAAAGCTCCAGCAACAGCTTACAGGGCAGACACAGCCGACTCACAGTCACCTCAGTAACAAGTGGTGAGGAATCCACAGTGTGA